CAATAACAGCTAgctttcagtttccccctccccactcagaccacttccagacagtcctagctaaattattgctcgagaaattgctctttgctaagaagctattattatttttaatatttaccatttgaattgaaaacaaatcacagtaaggtacttcataGTTACCCCCAAAATGATTTGGCATTGAGATAAAAACATCCGCATTGGACCTTTCAGTACTTTCCCCAGAAATATACTAATTGTTCCAAGCATTTcacagataaaaaaaaacattgtaggGCCATGAAGGAGATAAGGCCTACCACTTGCTCATTGCTTGGAATCTTTAGTCACAGGCTGCTGTGTTATAATACTCTGTGAGCCACTATGGAATGATTTTAGAGGACCTCTGTATAATCCAAGGATGCTCTGTCAATACATATAAATCATCACACGAAGAAAGAATTCAAATCACTTGCAAAAGCAGCCTACCTGCATCAACTTCTCTGACTACTTTATTTTGTGGTAAAAGAAAGTACCTACTACGATTGTGATATGTGGTCGTCTCACCTAGATAACTTAAGATGAATGCATTAAATTGTAGATCGCTCTGGattagagcatctgctaaatgactcaaatgtaaatgaatAACATATAGTCTTATATGATTCCCCTCATTATAGCTAAGCAGTTATTTTTACTGTCCCATGTAGTTGCACAATACATTTACAATGTATTTTTAGTACATTTTTTAACACTTAAGCgtttcactgttgtatttggGCGCATGTcacaaataacatttaatttgaaaCAGCATCCGAATCCACGCAATACATTCACTAACCAATGTACGCAGACGTATTGCTTATCAACAGGAAAAAAAAATCATAAACTGCTatttgctgccatctagtggttgtTAATAACAACACGCTGGTCAAACAGTACCTTTAAAAAAATACACTGTATTGTTCCAGAATAACAACATGGTACATTTCGTATAGACACGCCACAGGTCTGTCAATATGATACAACTGGAAAATGGTCTCCACGGTCATTGTCAAGAGTGTCACTGTctcagagagacttacagtaatACTTTACACTATACATAAGTGCTTATCTTTTATATGTAGGCCCTCCATTTCAGATAAATAGCTAATGCTCTACGAGATGACAGTAATATATTAGAACACAATATCATGATATTACAGTTCTAGACAGATAACCCAGTATCATGATATGACATGCCAGTAATATATTACAGATCCAGACAGATAACCCAGTATCATGATATGACATGCCAGTAATATATTACAGATCCAGACAGATAACAACCCAGTATCATGATATGACATGCCAGTAATATATTACAGATCCAGACAGATAACCCAGTATCATGATATGACATGCCAGTAATATATTACAGATCCAGACAGATAACCCAGTATCATGATATGATATGCCAGTAATATATTACAGATCCAGACAGATAACCCAGTATCATGATATGATATGCCAGTAATATATTACAGATCCAGACAGATAACCCAGTATCATGATATGATATGCCAGTAATATATTACAGATCCAGACAGATAACCCAGTATCATGATATGATATGCCAGTAATATATTACAGATCCGGACAGATAACAACCCAGTATCATGATATGATATGCCAGTAATATATTACAGATGCAGACAGATAACCCAGTATCATATGATATTCCAGTAATATATTACAGATCCAGACTGATAACCCAATAACATGATATGCCAGTAAAATATTTTAGCTAACAACCCAATATCACACTTGATAGTGAAACCTACCCAATATGATACCATAATACTCACTGGATAGATAGCTAGGACAtcaggctctgtcaggttgttTTTGACTTAATTCATAGTCATTTCTAGGCATGTGACAATAACATCAGTGTTGTCTGGTGTTAGTCTGGGATACAGAGTTAAGTTAGTAAGCCCACTGACAAAACAATTAGCCCTTTCCCCCAATGACACTGAGCTAATTCCCAAGCCAACACTACTGGCGCATTAGATTAGTTAAACTGTTGCACAGCGAGGAAGAATATAGAATTTACATGAAATGGAGGCTTTAGCAAATAGGTCAGTACTATTGTAAGGATTTTGGTCCCCAATCAACAAGTTGAAACCAAAGCCAAAGTCATATCCATTATTGACAGTTGGGCAGCAATCAAGACATTCTTAACTAAGACTAGGCAAGATTCTGAAAACCATCCCAACGGTAATGATTTTGAAAGACAGTCTGCATGTCTATTCCTCCCGAAGAGAATGTGCTCTGTGGTCAGATAGTAGGCCTGAGCCACAAAAGgttgaaaagaaagaaagaaagaagaaaagAGACACATGCATTAATTTGTCTGTTAATTACATAATTTGTCCGTTAACagaagattttttttaaaacataCCCGTCATGGGACTTAGGCAATAGGCACAATATTATGTAAATCAAACCACTAATTTCTTGATTATGTGTCTAAATAGGCCCTAAACATGAACAAAAAAAATAGGAGAGAACCTGCAGGTAATGATGTGAAAAATAAAGTCCATGACCATAGTTGGAGTGATGGGGTGGTTGAATCCACAAGAGGATTGTAAAGCAGTATTGGGGCTCACAAGGCCAAGGCTTAGCAGGGCACCAGGAAGTTCAGTCTTGGAGGTGAGGGACTGGAAGAGATGGTGAAGATAATCTTTCTGTGGttgtggttttgtgtgtgtgtgtggaggggagggGCATGTGACCCCTATGAGGGGGATATAGTGGCCGGCGTACCAAGACCCACAGAGTCACCTGGCAAACAGACAGGCCCCTAGACAGCCATCATCCCTCTTTCCTGCTTCTTCCttggcctctccctctctgaaatGAAGAAAACCAGACGGACTCTGAATGACACTTAGGGCTCATGTAATGTCTATTTCCACTGCTGGAGTCTTTAACCTATATCTGAATTCATTTTCTCAAAAGACACAAATATTTGTAATTCAGTATGACTCGACATCTGAGGAGACCTACCATGACCTGGCTCTGGTTCTTCATCAGCTGCCTCTGGGACGTCTGGCAGGGACTCGTCAGGTACCTCTGGTAGGCCAAGCTCTCcctaaaacacacaaaaacagacaGAAGTAAAGAAAAAACAAGACTCAAAAGGGATCGTCTCTCATCTATCGCTGTTAGGCGGGGAGAAGTCAGGTAAGGAACCAGAGAAGTTAAACTATCCAGATTGACACAGTCCCTTGCTTTGAGAAATGTCTGTAGACTCGGATAAGGCGTCTAAACCGTTGAACACAATGGGTGATTTGAGGCTAGTCAGTCACTGTGATAAAATCCCTACTTGTGTTCAACGGTTAGACGCCATAGGAGAAACTGTATATACCAATTATATGTTAGGAGTCTACAGCCATGCCTCAGGTCAACAGAGTTACATGATAATAGTTGCTGGCCATCCAGTGTTGTTGAGTAACAGACTGACCTGAGTGATGGCCTCCAGTTCAGCCAGTACAGCATCTTCATCCTCCTGTGTCAGGGAACCTGCCAGCATCTCATCTATTTCCTGGACAGAGATAAAAAGGTACAAATAAATATGAACAAAATATAGTAATTTCAATAAGATATCAATGCTTCTGTAAAAATAAACTGTGGGGACCTTACCCTCTGGTATTCAATGCCTTCTTGGGTCTCATCCATAATTCTCTCCACATCCTCGATGGACATCGCCTGATATGAAATAATAAACAGTAAGTACAGGAAAGCCAATGTTTTATTCACTGCATATCCATGCGGAATGCTATATTATTTGAATTGCAGATGCACTGAAGGTAAGCAACCTATTTATCTTACTAATTGGCTTATGGAAAAGACAGACATATACAGTATGCTACTTATCAGGTCATAGGGAAGTTGCATAGAGGTCAAACATAGCTCTGATACCCTCACATAGAGTACCTCATGCAATGACTTCAGGCAGTCGTTTCCAACTTTAAGGCCTTCAACGACCTTCATCTCAATCTGGGCAAACTCAATGTCTTGACACTAAAGAAAACAATAAGATCAGAAGGCATTAGTTAAGTACAGGGGTGTATTTACTAGAAACCAAACAgaagcaaatggaacaaaacgTGGAGGAACTTAaatgtgtccaatagaaactcttgtttgttgCAAAGTGTTTTCCGTTtgaagcaaaacattttgctacggtgGAAAACATTTTTTGCAACAGTGTCCGACTAACGAATAGAGATATTTTCTCTCTCGTCTATTTTCTCTCTCGTTTATCAAACGTCTCTTCTGAGTGATGCGTTGGGACTGTAAGTTTTTTAACAGTTAGTGAGTGATGACCATGAAAACACAAAAGACTGGCGGTTATAGCTATGATCAACACGCATATTATTCTCCTGGCTTTATCTAGCTCTATTTGTTATATTTCACCTTGCCTCGCTGGCTTGCTAGGTAATCAACCCTCTGATGCAGGACAGGAGGATGGTTAATAATAATGGTTGGAACAGAGCGAATGCGTATCAAACACGTGTTTGATACCATGTCACTTATTTCTGCTCCAAGCATTACCACgaacccgtcctccccaattaagatgctATCAATCTCCTGTGCTCTGATGACAGCTGTAATTATGTAGACGATAACAATCTGATTACGTGTTTGTTAAGTTACAAGAGCTGCATTTGAAGTTGCATGTGATCGTATGCACTGCTAGTGGTGCttttaagacaactgggaactctgggggagaaaaaaaacgaggtcaaatcatgatgtcagtgatcttcaagtCGGAAAgatggagctctagaaagatccCTGAATTCCAATTTGAATGACCGTTCAAAATTATTCTCCCAGTCGGAGTTCCCGAGTTCTCAtctgtcttgaacgcactgaagccGGAGATCCCAGTTATTTTGAACGCGGCATACGTAAACAACACGGTTTCTGATGAGGAACTGCACGTGCAACTTTTCATGACGCGGACAGGAAATGAGTCCTCACGAGTACCATTTTCTACTATTCCCGGTGGTGCGAGTGAGTGAATGGTTGACAAATGTCAGGTATTTACCATTCGCTCCAGGTTGCTTATCTGGTTTTCTGTCTTGTCCAGGAGCTGGTCTTGGTATCTCTTCTTCTTGAGCAAGAGGAGGGCCTTCCTGTttgaaaacaaaaatagaaatgtgaGAATATTCAATACAATGACAACCAATATAATGTCCTAATTTCGTAATTATATGTATTATATACAGTCTGTGCACATGACAGCTTTCAATCTCAAGTGCTTTAAAGTGACAACCTTAACTTTAGGCAGATCAGGATCACACAATATATAGCATTTCTGGTGAGAAGCAAGTCCTTACTCTTTCTTGCCATCTTTCAGCAGCTGCTTGGCTagattcctctccttctccagctgCAGGGTGATTCTCTTCTGATACAGCTTTAACTTATCTCTCTGCTGTTTCAATTGCTGTAATTGAGAACACATACATTTTAATGCAATTCTTGGAAGACCACTTGTTTCAACACTAAATCGCTTCAGTTCGCCGTCTAGCTTTCCAGTAAAGAACAGTGTGTTATGTATGGGTTGTCAGACTGCCCAATTCCGCCCTCCTAGCTAACTTACTTTGCTGACCTAACATTAGGCCTAACGTATACATTATCAAATGTTGTTAACTAGTTATAGTATGTTAGAAGGCTGACttgttagctagttggctaacgttagctaactacagTAGCTAGGCTACTTACCAAAActgccctgtcctgctctgtGACTCGCGTGCGTCTCTTTCTGGCGAAAATGTTTCCCATTTTGATTCAGCATCCCCGCCACTCTGTGCAGCTATTGGATTGACTTGTAAACAAGTCTATTTCTCAGAAGAACATTGCGTACATTCAATAGTTTGTGGATCGGTTGTCTTAACTAAACATCTGATGActttgcttgctagctagtttACTTCGGTTACCACACCCACAATGTCCATATTGTTCTATATCGTTaatattcatgattattatttgtgtTGCTTTTTGGTGTTaatttaaggtcagggttagcagtgtggttaaagttgggtttaaaatcacattttaagaatataaattgtagaaataggcggggtttctgactttgtggctgaggTAACTACTGATGACcgtttacttagctagctagccagctaatgcAATAACAGAAAAACACACCCCTAACCAGGAAGTACGGCATTCAGATAGGAACAATTCAGGTGTCACAATGACAAAAACGATTTAAAAAAACGCAGTCCttcataggaatgaatggaatcgACAGTATTTCATTTAAACGTTTCAAGGACAAAAGTACATATATTTAGTTGTTGTGGTGGGGACAGTAGCATTAGTAATCTTACAAAAATGTACTAAGGATTATTTtattatgtttagctcacataatataatttaaaagtatgcattaataAGGtttctgtaatagaataaatgtggtaaaaacaaatgtagacattaataaattaaTTTATATAGCTTCCAGAATGTTTTACAATACTCACATCTACTACTATGATAGAtagtactcccttatttctgATTATCAAAacctgttataaaatgacaaTAATGCCTTGCTAGTTGACTTACTCTTCCACTTTCGAAGCACTGAAgcgttctgccctgttctgaaagaactccctGGGTTTACCGTCATGTTGTTCCTGGATGTTTGATCATGACGTgtcgttttattaatttgttcgttatgagagactcattactaagcacttccccacacaaaacacattgtgggcgCTCCTCATTATTTCTGAAAGTTTGTAAGAAAGAGACAAAAAATCATCACTGTATTTGCGTTTCATGAGTACAATTCATTATGGCGAGTGGGAATAACAAGTCAGTGGGTTGAACGACAGCGCTGCAGCGTGTGGGTCGCGGAGTGACCTTCAAGAAAACTGCAGAAAAAAGATCAGATAAACCGCGAAGGACACGGACATCTCCCTCTACATCTCCCACAGCTGCCAAACTGAGAAGGGACCGCTGCTAAGCAGGGAGCGCTCTGAACCGAGTTCGCAGTTGCACTTTGCCAAATCAATTCCAATAATTAATGAAATAATTATAAATTTACGTCGCGACCCACTATTAACAGGTCCCATAATTTAAGAAACGCTGTGGTAGACTACAActtgttcagaatgagtctgaGGTAATCAGGTAATTTTCATGTCAATGTCTGGAGGTCAGTCAGAATTGGTGTGGAGGGAGTCTGTAGTGGTTTTACTACAAGTCACTGTGTCTTCCACTATTGTAGTGGCGATAGGTATGAAGAAGTCTATTTCATAGCCATGTTATCCACGGAGGAGCTAACCTCACGACAGAAGTACTCTAAACACTGAACCAGTCGTACGCAGTGTTATCATGGTTCATGACTTCTAATAACTTTCCTCCTGAATGGAGGGTTCTATTTATTAGTGGCATGTGTGTTGACTATAAGGAGAGTGTTCTGGAGATTCCCTTACAGGTGTTGCAATCTGAGTGACTACTAACTCCTCTGTCGCTATTATCAATAGCAATTTGACTGGTGAGGTCTCTAATCCTCTTACTGATTGTTGCCGGACTGACTGTGGTATTGTTACTCAAGGGGACCAGTTGTCCTGACGATTTATTCTGAAATGTTATCCTACAGGAACACATGAATTAGAGCACTTCACTAGTTGCATTGCAGTGGCTACTACACATGGCAAGATATGATTATTGTTGCCATTTGTTTAGAAGATGGAAAAGTCCACTGGACTTCCTTTACGACCAGTGTGGTACACCTGATATCTCAAATGTGTTCTGAGTTATCCGGTTCTCTACTCTCTGTTCTCATGGGGAAGTGTATAACTAGATTTGTTTCCTGCTCTGGCGGCCTCGCACGGTGTTGCACGTGGTCtcgacccccccaccccctttgtCTCgggacccccccccaccacagatACCCCTCATGGATGACTGTGTTGCAGCTAGCGTTAGGGGAAGAAAGTGTGGTCAGTGGAGAAGACACTGACCTGTGACCATACATGGTTGGATTTCCAATCCATCAGTGGGAGTAACCGATCCATGAAGTCAGCTCCGAGTATCAGAGGTTCAGATTCGAGGCTGGTAACATACACGGGGTGAACGAGCGATACGTCCTGGAAGTGTAGTTTCAGCATGACTCTCAATGTGAGAGGCGAGGTAGTCTGAGTGAAACCTCGAAGTGTAGTGTCACATCGTTCCACTTTTAACCAACGTTTATTTGGCTTCAAAGCCCTTTTGAGATCATTGAACAATGTTTGAGAGAAGAGTGATATTGTCGCGCTTGAATCAATTAGCGCATGTCAAGTTAAGCAGTCCTCCAGGAACCTAGCGAACAGGTCGATTGTAGCAGTAGTCATTTCAATGGCGAAGTTGGTTCATCTAGGTTAATATGGGAACTTTTAAAATGTCTAATTTACTTGGAAGAAAGATACCTGAAAAGGAAAAGGAATGTTCGACAATTTAACTTATTGAATGAGACGatgatatccaatcaattgagatTGGCTGGATTATCATAAGTGTAAACCATAGTTCAAATGTTAGTGTACATTCATGATCAGGTTCACTTATCCCTAAGGCCGAAGCCACATGGGATTCCCGCTGGAGGCGGGACTTCATTTAGTACTGGGTAGTGCTGAATGAGCTTTGCAAAAGTACAATTTACTGATTTAATCAATGTTAATGATAAATCAAACCTGGATAGGCTATTTGGGAATTAAACCCAAACCTGAGAGCGTTGCTTTATATAGGTTAATATGGAAAAGTTTAAAGTATCTCATTTTATTGGAAGAACCTGAAAAGGTATATTCAACAATAAACTTATTAAATTGGATGAGACAATTATCCAGTCAATTGAGTTGAATAAgcaatacacaaattggcttaattatttattaaaTACCTAaacaatcacacagaattacacacatatatatatatatacacacacacgatagATCACACATCGATTACTAATCATGTCATGATAAgcctgtaagcacaacccccacctgtggacgtcgggccctcataccaccctcatggagtctgtttctgaccgtttgagcagacatgcacatttctggcctgctggaggtcattttgcagggctttggcagtgcacctccctgcacaaaggcagaggtagcggtcctgctgctgggttgttgccctcctacggcctcctccacatctcctgatgtactggcctgtctcctggtagcgcctccatgctctggacactacgctgacagacacagcaaacctttttgccacagctcgcattgatgtgccatcctggatgaactgcactacctgagccacttgtgtgggttgtagactccgtctcatgctaccactagagtgaaagcaccgccagcattcaaaagtgaccaaaacatcagccaggaagcataggaactgagaagtggtctgtggtcaccacctgcagaaccattccttttttgggggtgtcttactaattgcctataatttccaccttttgtctattccatttgcacaacagcatgttaaatttattgtcaatcagtgttgcttcctaagtggacagtttgatttcacagaagtgtgattgacttggagttacattgtgttgtttaagtgttccctttatttttttgagcagtgtacattagaACCAGTCAGAGACACATCAGAATTCGGAATAGACTTCTTTAAGATTCAGTAATAATCAGACTAATGCCATAATCagttcattttttaaatattagcACACTCATTCACAATTTAGAGCCTAACGGTTTGCAGAATGGCTTCTGTCATAAAGTTCAAAGCATCAGCACTGTTCTGGGAAATGTTTGATTCAATACACAGACGCTTAGGCTAAACATTATTTACACAAAAATTGAGGGTTGTGTATTTTGCAATTCAATAGCCTATGTTTTAAACTTTTGCTCTTAGGCATAGACCTATCCATTGCATTTATTTAGAACATGCATTAGGCTAACTTAACACACACATGTTGTCGTCTGGACATTTGCCCATCAAATACGGCTGCGGCTATTGATATGTGGTGGGTAGCCTGGTAGTCAGAGCATGGGCCAGTAACCGgtaggttgctagatcaaatcccagagctgacaaggtaaaaatctgtccttctgcttctgaacaaggcagttatcccactgttcctaggctgtcattgtaaataagaatttgttcttaactgacttgcctagttaaataagattaaataaataagactcctgaacacacAAACCCTATAAAAAGGTgtgtagtaaaaaaaaatatttagtcgttatttaaccaggtaggccagttgagaacaagttctcatttacaactgcgacctggacaagataaagcaaagcagtgtgacaaaaacaacaacacagttacataTAGGATAGACAAACTTACAGTCAATAtcacaatagaaacatctatatacagtgtgtgcaaatgtagtaagattaaggcaataaatgggcctttgtggcgaaataattacaatttagcataaacactggagtgatagatatgcaagtagagatactggggtgaaaaagggcaaaaataataacaatatggggatgaggtagttgggtgggctatttacagatgggctttgtacaggtgcaatgatcggtaagctgctctgacagctgatgcttatagttagtgagtctccagcttcagtgacttttgcagttcgatccagtcattggcagcagagaactggaaggaaaggcggccaaataggtgttggctttggggatgaccagtgaaatgtacctgctggagccgtgctacgggtgggtgttgctgtggtgaccagtgagctgagataaggcggggctttacctagcaaagacttatagatgacctggagccagtgggtttggcgacggatatgtagcgagggccagccaacaagagcatacaggtcgcagtggtgggtagtatatggagcaTTAGTgacaaacggatggcactgtgataaactgcatccaatttgctgagtagagtgttggaagctattttgtaaatgtca
This genomic interval from Salvelinus fontinalis isolate EN_2023a chromosome 30, ASM2944872v1, whole genome shotgun sequence contains the following:
- the LOC129828639 gene encoding charged multivesicular body protein 6-like, whose amino-acid sequence is MGNIFARKRRTRVTEQDRAVLQLKQQRDKLKLYQKRITLQLEKERNLAKQLLKDGKKEKALLLLKKKRYQDQLLDKTENQISNLERMCQDIEFAQIEMKVVEGLKVGNDCLKSLHEAMSIEDVERIMDETQEGIEYQREIDEMLAGSLTQEDEDAVLAELEAITQGELGLPEVPDESLPDVPEAADEEPEPGHERERPRKKQERGMMAV